The window TGCTCGCGAAGGGGTTGAGCGCGACCCGCACCGGGTACTTCAGGATCACCGTGCGCTCGGGAAGTCCCTTGGAGCGCGCCGTCACCACGTACGGCTTGCGCAGCTCGTCGAGCAGGTTGGCCCGCATGATCCGGATCTGCTGCGCGGTGCCAGCGAGACCCAGGATGAGCGCCGGCACCGGCAGATGCTTGAGGAGATCCCAGACCTTCGCCTGGCTCCAGGGCGCGTCCTGCAGCTCCGGGGTGAACAGTCCGCCCACGTTGGCGTTGAAGAGGATGAATCCAAAGTAGAGGATCACCAGGGCAAGCAGGAAGTTAGGGACGGCGAGGCCGATGAAGCCGATGAAGGTGGCGACGTAGTCGCCCACCGAATACTGGCGGACCGCGGAATAGATGCCGATGGGCAGGGCGAGCACCCAGGTGAGAAAGAGTGCCGCCAGGGAGACCACCACCGTCAGCCACAGGCGGTCGCCGATGACCTCGGTGACGGGCCGCCGCCACTCCATCGACATGCCGAAATTGCCCTGCACGACCAGCTTCATCCACTTGAGGTACTGCACGTAAATGGGCTGCCCGAGGCCGTACTGGATCCGGAGGTTCTGCGCTTCCTCGTCGGTGACGACGCTGCCCATCGCCGCCATCTGGGCGATGTACGAGGTGACGTAGTCCCCCGGCGGCAGCTGGATGATCGCGAAGGCGAGCATCGAGATCGCCCAGACCGTGAAGATGGCGAGGATGGCGCGACGTCCGATGTATGCCAGCATGGGGGCTAGGGTCAGCGTCCCCCCTCACCCTGCCCTCTCCCCTGGGGGGAGAGGGTTGAG is drawn from Candidatus Methylomirabilota bacterium and contains these coding sequences:
- a CDS encoding ABC transporter permease translates to MLAYIGRRAILAIFTVWAISMLAFAIIQLPPGDYVTSYIAQMAAMGSVVTDEEAQNLRIQYGLGQPIYVQYLKWMKLVVQGNFGMSMEWRRPVTEVIGDRLWLTVVVSLAALFLTWVLALPIGIYSAVRQYSVGDYVATFIGFIGLAVPNFLLALVILYFGFILFNANVGGLFTPELQDAPWSQAKVWDLLKHLPVPALILGLAGTAQQIRIMRANLLDELRKPYVVTARSKGLPERTVILKYPVRVALNPFASTIGYTLPYIVSGSIIVSIVLGLPTVGPLLLKALIAQDMFLAGTIVLLLGLMTVIGTLASDILLVWIDPRIRIEDT